Proteins from one Streptomyces sp. NBC_00390 genomic window:
- a CDS encoding MFS transporter yields the protein MAFSMLQLFLLGALGPRLVDELGISPTVLGLTTTIGFGTAAVLSPTGGRLVDRIGPRRALVVLLMVSALALALIGAAPGAPLLLAAVALGGLPQALANPATNKAILASVPPDRRGAVTGMKQSGVQLGAFAAGLPLAALAGGLGWRGAVWTAAASAVFTGLWTLRALPSDPPPPSAGPRTSLVPRGLVAWLAVFSLLLGSGIASVNTYLALFGAQKLGMGPTAAAALVAVLGVAGIAGRVGWSKAAGPGRAEWLPGWLAAGSVMAAGLLAAALYAAPLAWVAAVAVGVFAVSGNAVSMVLVMQRAAPGRAGQDSALVAAGFFAGFAVGPPLFGLLAERGRYGAGWLLVAAEFAAACAVAVAWAVRDRRERTGAAA from the coding sequence ATGGCCTTCTCGATGCTGCAGTTGTTCCTGCTCGGCGCGCTCGGCCCGCGGCTGGTCGACGAACTGGGTATCTCTCCCACCGTGCTCGGCCTGACGACGACGATCGGCTTCGGGACCGCGGCGGTGCTCTCTCCCACCGGCGGGCGGCTGGTGGACCGGATCGGCCCGCGGCGCGCACTCGTCGTTCTGCTGATGGTCTCCGCCCTCGCACTGGCGCTGATCGGTGCCGCACCCGGTGCCCCACTGCTGCTGGCCGCGGTCGCGCTGGGCGGCCTGCCCCAGGCGCTCGCCAATCCCGCGACCAACAAGGCCATTCTGGCGTCGGTTCCGCCCGACCGGCGCGGCGCGGTGACCGGAATGAAACAGTCGGGGGTCCAGCTGGGCGCCTTCGCGGCCGGGCTGCCGCTCGCCGCGCTGGCGGGCGGGCTCGGCTGGCGCGGCGCCGTGTGGACCGCCGCCGCCTCGGCAGTGTTCACGGGGCTCTGGACGCTGCGCGCCCTTCCGTCCGACCCTCCGCCGCCCTCGGCAGGCCCGCGCACGTCGCTCGTACCGCGCGGCCTCGTGGCGTGGCTGGCGGTCTTCTCGCTGCTGCTGGGCAGCGGCATCGCCTCGGTCAACACCTATCTCGCCCTGTTCGGCGCACAGAAGCTCGGCATGGGACCCACCGCGGCCGCTGCCCTGGTGGCCGTGCTCGGCGTGGCGGGGATCGCCGGCCGGGTGGGCTGGTCGAAGGCGGCCGGACCCGGGCGCGCGGAGTGGCTGCCCGGATGGCTCGCGGCCGGATCGGTGATGGCGGCCGGTCTTCTTGCGGCCGCCCTGTACGCAGCCCCACTGGCGTGGGTCGCGGCTGTCGCCGTCGGAGTGTTCGCCGTCTCCGGCAACGCGGTTTCCATGGTGCTGGTCATGCAGCGCGCCGCACCCGGCCGCGCGGGACAGGACTCGGCACTGGTCGCCGCAGGGTTCTTCGCCGGATTCGCGGTCGGGCCGCCGCTGTTCGGGCTGCTCGCGGAGAGGGGCCGTTACGGAGCCGGCTGGCTGCTGGTGGCGGCCGAGTTCGCGGCCGCCTGCGCCGTCGCGGTGGCCTGGGCCGTACGCGACCGGCGGGAACGAACCGGAGCAGCGGCGTGA
- a CDS encoding acyl-CoA dehydrogenase family protein, with product MTSRVGEESSQPRPGCSRPELREQVEEFVRGRVIPREPVLDAGGADAMSALDELRSQARAAGLWALPLPAELGGHGLTLSEYAGLAEAEGASDHGPAALGSAPLLDVSMLARHAGAGVRERYLKRLVAGEIRSCYAMTEPHVPGTDPFLTRTHARQLGDGSWSVTGRKWFTSGAANADLITVLARTDGSAGDREGLSLLLVPTDSPGFRVVRELPVLGATGQWEVELDQVSVPAGHLVGERGQALSIAGERLQWGRALRCLRWLGQGRRAFDLMCERAVSRSGSRGPLASHQLVQQHVFDALLALRTTRPLVHEAVALIDAGRDAHIEVGLAKVAAARMLQQVADAAIQVHGAAGLGPDTALPALFRTGRAARILDGPDELHITSVARRVLRGYARSATPE from the coding sequence GTGACAAGTCGAGTCGGCGAAGAGTCGTCCCAGCCCCGACCCGGATGCAGCCGACCGGAGTTGCGGGAGCAGGTCGAGGAGTTCGTCCGCGGCCGCGTGATCCCGCGCGAACCGGTACTGGACGCCGGCGGGGCCGACGCCATGTCCGCATTGGACGAACTGCGGAGCCAGGCCAGGGCGGCGGGGCTGTGGGCACTGCCTCTGCCGGCGGAACTGGGGGGCCACGGGCTCACCCTGAGCGAGTACGCCGGACTGGCCGAGGCCGAGGGGGCAAGCGACCACGGGCCGGCGGCTCTGGGCTCCGCTCCCCTGCTGGACGTGTCGATGCTGGCGCGGCACGCCGGAGCGGGGGTCCGTGAGCGGTATCTGAAGCGGCTGGTGGCCGGGGAGATACGGTCCTGCTACGCGATGACCGAGCCCCACGTTCCCGGCACCGACCCGTTCCTGACAAGAACACATGCCAGGCAGCTGGGGGACGGAAGCTGGAGCGTCACCGGGCGCAAGTGGTTCACCTCCGGAGCCGCGAACGCCGACCTCATCACCGTCCTGGCCCGCACCGACGGGAGCGCCGGCGACCGGGAGGGACTGTCCCTCCTCCTGGTGCCCACCGACTCCCCCGGCTTCCGCGTGGTGCGCGAGCTGCCCGTCCTGGGCGCGACCGGTCAGTGGGAGGTCGAACTCGACCAGGTCAGCGTGCCGGCCGGCCACCTTGTCGGCGAGCGCGGCCAGGCCCTCTCCATCGCCGGAGAACGGCTGCAGTGGGGCCGTGCCCTGCGCTGCCTGCGCTGGCTCGGCCAAGGGCGGCGGGCCTTCGACCTGATGTGCGAGCGAGCCGTCTCCCGGAGCGGCTCCCGAGGACCGCTCGCCTCCCACCAGCTCGTCCAGCAGCATGTCTTCGACGCACTGCTCGCCCTGCGCACCACCCGTCCGCTCGTCCACGAAGCCGTCGCGCTCATCGACGCGGGGCGGGACGCACACATCGAGGTGGGCCTGGCCAAGGTCGCGGCGGCCCGCATGCTGCAGCAGGTCGCGGACGCGGCGATCCAGGTCCACGGAGCCGCCGGCCTCGGGCCGGACACCGCGCTGCCCGCGCTGTTCCGCACCGGCCGGGCCGCCCGCATCCTCGACGGACCGGACGAGCTGCACATCACGTCCGTCGCGCGACGGGTACTGCGCGGCTACGCGAGGAGCGCTACACCTGAGTGA
- a CDS encoding SulP family inorganic anion transporter: protein MGHQPRRNLLAGLTVAIVALPLALGFGVSSGLGAEAGLVTAVVAGALAALFGGSNLQVSGPTGAMTVVLVPIVAQYGPGGVLTVGLLAGLILIGLALLRAGRYMRYVPAPVVEGFTLGIACVIALQQVPNALGVAKPEGERVLVVAWRAVEEFVKAPNWTAVALAAAVAAVMLAGARWRPTIPFSIVAVIAATLAAQLFAFDDAAPIGDLPTGLPAPSLAFLDLAALGSLLAPAIAVAALAALESLLSATVADGMTVGQQHDPDKELFGQGIANLAAPLFGGVPATAAIARTAVNVRTGASSRLASLTHAAVLAVIVFAAAPLVSRIPLAALAGVLLATAIRMVEVGALRAMARATRSDALVLVLTAVATLALNLVYAVIIGLVVAGALALRAVAQQARMDQVDFRADLPGEHSDEEHALLAEHIVAYRIDGPLFFAAAHRFLLELSDVADVRVVILRMSRITTVDATGALVLKDAIDKLGRRGIAVMMSGIRPAQRQALTSVGLLEPLRRQGREYATTPEAIAAARVHLQGSGVIPAVPSQPRRSAVQEVAK, encoded by the coding sequence ATGGGCCATCAGCCGCGCCGCAACCTGCTGGCGGGCCTGACCGTGGCGATCGTGGCGCTGCCGCTCGCGCTCGGTTTCGGGGTGTCCTCCGGGCTCGGAGCGGAGGCGGGGCTTGTGACCGCGGTGGTCGCCGGGGCGCTCGCTGCGCTGTTCGGCGGCTCGAACCTGCAGGTCTCCGGTCCCACCGGCGCCATGACCGTGGTGCTGGTACCCATCGTCGCCCAGTACGGACCGGGCGGGGTCCTGACCGTCGGGCTGCTGGCCGGGCTCATCCTGATCGGCCTCGCGCTGCTGAGGGCAGGCCGGTACATGCGCTATGTCCCGGCCCCGGTGGTGGAGGGCTTCACGCTCGGTATCGCCTGCGTGATCGCCCTGCAGCAGGTCCCGAACGCGCTCGGGGTCGCCAAGCCCGAGGGCGAGCGGGTCCTGGTGGTGGCCTGGCGGGCAGTCGAGGAGTTCGTCAAGGCGCCGAACTGGACCGCCGTCGCGCTCGCGGCCGCGGTCGCCGCGGTCATGCTGGCCGGTGCGCGATGGCGGCCAACGATCCCGTTCTCCATCGTCGCGGTGATCGCCGCCACGCTCGCCGCCCAGCTGTTCGCCTTCGACGACGCGGCTCCGATCGGAGACCTGCCCACCGGGCTGCCGGCCCCCTCCCTCGCCTTCCTGGACCTGGCCGCGCTCGGTTCGCTGCTCGCCCCGGCGATCGCGGTCGCGGCGCTCGCGGCGCTGGAATCGCTGTTGTCGGCCACGGTCGCGGACGGCATGACGGTCGGTCAGCAGCACGATCCGGACAAGGAGCTGTTCGGGCAGGGCATCGCGAACCTGGCCGCGCCGCTGTTCGGTGGCGTCCCGGCGACGGCCGCGATCGCCCGTACCGCGGTCAACGTCCGCACCGGTGCCTCCTCCCGCCTGGCGTCCCTGACCCATGCTGCCGTCCTGGCCGTCATCGTCTTCGCCGCCGCCCCGCTCGTGTCGAGGATTCCGCTCGCCGCGCTCGCCGGTGTCCTGCTGGCCACCGCGATCCGCATGGTCGAGGTCGGAGCCCTGCGCGCGATGGCCAGGGCCACCCGCTCGGATGCGCTCGTCCTCGTGCTCACCGCCGTGGCCACACTCGCCCTCAACCTCGTCTACGCGGTAATCATCGGCCTGGTGGTGGCCGGCGCCCTGGCCCTGCGCGCGGTGGCGCAGCAGGCCCGCATGGACCAGGTCGACTTCCGCGCCGACCTGCCCGGCGAACACAGCGACGAGGAACACGCCCTGCTGGCCGAGCACATCGTCGCCTACCGCATCGACGGCCCGCTGTTCTTCGCCGCTGCGCACCGCTTCCTGCTCGAACTGTCCGACGTCGCGGACGTCCGCGTGGTGATCCTGCGCATGTCCCGCATCACCACCGTGGATGCCACCGGCGCGCTCGTCCTCAAGGACGCGATCGACAAGCTCGGCCGGCGCGGGATCGCGGTGATGATGTCCGGCATACGGCCCGCCCAGCGCCAGGCCCTCACCTCCGTCGGCCTCCTGGAGCCGCTGCGCCGCCAGGGCCGCGAGTACGCCACCACCCCGGAGGCGATCGCCGCAGCCCGCGTCCACCTTCAGGGCAGCGGAGTCATCCCCGCCGTCCCGTCCCAGCCACGTCGTTCCGCGGTCCAGGAGGTTGCGAAATGA
- a CDS encoding DUF1737 domain-containing protein, producing the protein MSTPPDGLPVYRVLTGPDDAAFCRRVSEAIDLGYELHEGPAVTFNGEHVIVAQALVWPALP; encoded by the coding sequence ATGAGCACACCACCGGACGGCTTGCCTGTCTACCGAGTCCTGACCGGGCCTGATGACGCCGCGTTCTGCCGTCGTGTGAGCGAAGCGATCGACCTCGGCTACGAATTGCACGAAGGCCCCGCCGTCACTTTCAACGGTGAGCACGTCATCGTCGCCCAGGCGCTGGTCTGGCCGGCACTGCCGTAG
- a CDS encoding sigma-70 family RNA polymerase sigma factor has protein sequence MTPALPPHDSTAARKTSRHTHGADEAVTRLALAARGGDPQAVDRFVRALHRDIWRYVAYLSADPQAADDLAQETFLRALGSLHRFEGRSSARTWLLSIARRTVVDSLRHAAARPRLSERDDWQTAAEETQPRGVPGFEDGIALAELLATIPAERREAFVLTQLLGLPYADAARAMGCPVGTVRSRVARARLALIALLTDSEAPAGALARSPLDDRGRRTAARTAVLEAAMS, from the coding sequence ATGACACCTGCCCTGCCCCCACACGACTCCACCGCTGCCCGCAAGACGTCGCGGCATACGCACGGTGCCGACGAAGCGGTGACCCGACTGGCACTCGCCGCGCGGGGCGGTGACCCGCAGGCCGTGGACCGCTTCGTCCGCGCCCTGCACCGCGACATCTGGCGTTACGTGGCCTATCTGAGCGCCGACCCGCAAGCCGCCGACGATCTCGCACAGGAGACGTTTCTCCGGGCCCTCGGCAGCCTGCACCGGTTCGAGGGCCGCTCCTCCGCGCGTACCTGGCTGCTGTCCATCGCACGGCGCACGGTGGTGGACAGCCTCCGCCACGCAGCCGCCCGGCCAAGGCTGTCGGAGAGGGACGACTGGCAGACAGCCGCCGAAGAGACCCAGCCACGCGGAGTCCCGGGCTTCGAGGACGGGATCGCCCTCGCCGAGCTCCTGGCGACGATCCCGGCGGAACGCCGGGAAGCGTTCGTCCTCACCCAGCTCCTCGGGCTGCCCTATGCCGATGCGGCCAGGGCCATGGGCTGTCCCGTCGGCACGGTCCGCTCACGCGTGGCCCGCGCCCGCCTCGCGCTGATCGCTCTCCTGACGGACAGTGAGGCGCCGGCCGGGGCGCTCGCGCGATCGCCGCTGGACGACCGAGGCCGACGTACTGCTGCACGCACGGCAGTTCTCGAGGCCGCCATGTCCTGA
- a CDS encoding CoA transferase, with amino-acid sequence MASPVTTQTVQPLDTLRFDTSGPPEITSVLSGHLRLLGAQAADTAPGARPAGHTVLSGGDFAPAEARTTWASRGTGIDDEATVQAATGIMAVHGRRDGEPRGLAADFTAAATAVLTVQGLLAALLGQARGCSPAQVTTRADRAGLLAVSQYMAAAGADEGEAAELAPGGPPFVSADGILFELETLDAGVWAAFWRALQAPADAVRAGWRPFQFRYATACAPFPQALHTTAQAHPLHRIRQAASVSGAEVCVLRTLAERAAEHDGAAPWALDVMGPGRMPRTPVPGPVLGRPLAGLTVLEAGRRIQAPLAAHLLGLLGADVIRIEPPGGDPLRGMPPACSGISARWLALNRGKQAVEVDIKAEADRRRLREMAAEADVFLHNWAPGKAAELGLDADDFACVNPALVYACTSGWAGRLADAPMGTDFVVQARTGVGEAVRPEDEKPAPSLMTLLDVFGGLLGAEAVLAGLLLRERIGHGVRVDSSLLGAADVLTAPALRRAVRGDHPRRPAGFRRPLPTADGWVAPRDDCAAAAAAHDLRALPTDDALHLLHTHGLTATRVTTDLSDLHHDPRFTGSISRDAHGAPVVPDPWSFA; translated from the coding sequence ATGGCGTCACCAGTCACCACGCAGACGGTTCAGCCACTCGACACACTGCGCTTCGACACATCCGGACCACCGGAGATCACGAGTGTGCTCTCCGGGCATCTGCGTCTTCTCGGGGCACAGGCGGCCGACACCGCCCCCGGCGCCAGGCCGGCCGGCCACACCGTGCTGAGCGGCGGAGACTTCGCGCCGGCCGAGGCCCGTACGACGTGGGCGAGCCGGGGGACGGGCATCGACGACGAAGCCACCGTGCAGGCGGCCACCGGCATCATGGCCGTACACGGGCGACGCGACGGTGAACCGCGTGGCCTGGCCGCCGACTTCACGGCCGCGGCCACCGCCGTCCTGACGGTGCAGGGGCTCCTCGCCGCCTTACTGGGCCAGGCGCGCGGCTGCTCCCCGGCCCAGGTCACCACCCGGGCCGACCGGGCCGGACTGCTGGCCGTGTCCCAGTACATGGCCGCTGCGGGAGCGGACGAGGGCGAGGCGGCCGAACTCGCGCCCGGCGGGCCGCCCTTCGTCTCGGCCGACGGGATTCTCTTCGAACTGGAGACCCTGGACGCGGGAGTGTGGGCCGCCTTCTGGCGTGCCCTTCAGGCACCGGCGGATGCGGTACGCGCCGGCTGGCGGCCGTTCCAGTTCCGCTACGCGACGGCCTGCGCCCCCTTCCCGCAGGCGCTCCACACCACGGCACAGGCGCACCCCCTGCACCGGATCCGGCAGGCCGCCTCCGTCTCGGGGGCCGAGGTCTGCGTCCTGCGCACGCTCGCCGAAAGAGCCGCGGAACACGACGGCGCGGCACCCTGGGCCCTGGACGTCATGGGACCCGGCCGTATGCCCCGCACGCCCGTCCCCGGCCCCGTCCTCGGACGGCCCCTTGCGGGCCTGACCGTGCTGGAGGCAGGGCGCCGTATCCAGGCCCCGCTGGCCGCGCACCTTCTGGGCCTGCTCGGCGCCGACGTGATCCGTATCGAACCGCCGGGCGGCGACCCTCTGCGCGGCATGCCGCCCGCCTGCTCGGGGATCTCCGCCCGCTGGCTCGCGCTCAACCGGGGCAAGCAGGCCGTCGAGGTCGACATCAAGGCCGAAGCGGACCGCCGCCGCCTGCGGGAGATGGCCGCGGAGGCCGATGTGTTCCTGCACAACTGGGCTCCGGGCAAAGCCGCGGAACTCGGCCTGGACGCCGACGACTTCGCCTGCGTCAACCCCGCGCTGGTGTACGCCTGCACCAGCGGCTGGGCAGGACGGCTCGCAGACGCTCCCATGGGGACCGACTTCGTGGTCCAGGCCCGCACCGGTGTCGGCGAGGCCGTGCGCCCCGAGGACGAGAAGCCGGCTCCCTCCCTGATGACCCTGCTCGATGTGTTCGGCGGCCTGCTCGGCGCAGAGGCGGTCCTGGCCGGGCTGCTCCTGCGGGAGCGCATCGGCCACGGCGTACGGGTGGACTCCTCCCTGCTCGGCGCGGCCGACGTGCTGACCGCACCCGCCCTGCGCCGGGCGGTCCGCGGTGACCACCCGAGACGCCCGGCCGGGTTCCGCCGTCCGCTGCCCACGGCGGACGGCTGGGTCGCCCCGCGCGACGACTGCGCCGCGGCCGCGGCCGCGCACGACCTGCGCGCTCTGCCCACGGACGACGCCCTGCACCTGCTGCACACCCACGGTCTGACCGCGACCCGCGTCACCACCGACCTGTCCGACCTGCATCACGACCCGCGTTTCACCGGCTCGATCAGCCGCGATGCGCACGGCGCCCCCGTCGTCCCCGACCCCTGGAGCTTCGCGTGA
- a CDS encoding class I adenylate-forming enzyme family protein: MTVELHDLLPAELRRSWVIDGTCPDLDLYSLFRARQVADLHRTAVLDAKGKLCYTALDRKVRSLASGLRELGIRPGDVVGVQLPNNRNAVIADLALAALGAIALPFPVGRGSLEAECLLRRAEAVAAIAAVEYRGSHHAADLHTVSATLPALRHVIAAGPGTAPEGTVPLSQLLRSDPSGFVPARPDPDSAARILVSSGSEAEPKMVAYSHNALAGGRGNFLASLLPDKTPPRCLFLVPLASAFGSNGTSVTLARHGGTLVLLDHFTPAAAVEAIRQHEPTHILGVPTMVRMMLDRLEDTGEKLPAPTALVLGGAPLDETTAAAAAEAFGCPVVNLYGSADGVNCHTGLDSTTPPTDGVGVVAGRPDPRVAEIRITGPESRAEVTDGSIGEIIARGPMTPMCYVGAPELDGRYRTSDGWVRTGDLGFLDEDGLLHVVGRLKDVVIRGGANISPAEVEREIGAHPLVRDVVCVGVPDELMGERLAACVVPRSDGAPTLDSLREHLTLRGLERRKHPEHLLVVDELPLTPAGKPDRAALSERLTGGEPPRDSAAAPLAQAD; encoded by the coding sequence GTGACCGTCGAACTGCACGACCTGCTGCCCGCCGAACTCCGCCGATCCTGGGTGATCGACGGCACCTGTCCCGACCTCGACCTCTACAGCCTGTTCCGCGCCCGCCAGGTCGCGGACCTGCACCGTACGGCCGTTCTCGACGCCAAGGGCAAACTCTGTTACACGGCTCTGGACCGCAAGGTGCGAAGTCTCGCCTCCGGGCTCAGAGAGCTCGGCATACGACCGGGCGACGTGGTCGGCGTCCAGCTCCCCAACAACCGCAACGCCGTCATCGCCGATCTGGCGCTCGCCGCCCTCGGCGCGATCGCCCTGCCGTTTCCCGTCGGCCGGGGCAGCCTGGAGGCCGAGTGCCTGCTGCGCCGCGCCGAAGCCGTCGCCGCGATCGCCGCCGTCGAATACCGGGGTTCCCACCACGCCGCCGACCTGCACACCGTGTCCGCGACGCTGCCCGCCCTGCGGCACGTCATCGCGGCGGGACCGGGAACCGCTCCTGAAGGAACGGTTCCGCTCTCGCAGCTGCTGCGCTCCGACCCGAGCGGCTTCGTGCCCGCCCGGCCCGACCCCGACAGCGCCGCCCGCATCCTGGTGTCGTCGGGTTCGGAGGCCGAGCCGAAGATGGTCGCGTACTCCCACAACGCGCTCGCGGGCGGACGCGGCAACTTTCTCGCCTCCCTCCTCCCCGACAAGACCCCGCCGCGCTGTCTGTTCCTCGTACCGCTCGCCTCCGCCTTCGGTTCCAACGGCACATCGGTCACCCTCGCCCGGCACGGCGGGACACTCGTCCTGCTCGACCACTTCACGCCGGCCGCCGCCGTCGAGGCGATACGGCAGCACGAGCCCACGCACATCCTGGGCGTGCCCACCATGGTGCGGATGATGCTCGACCGGCTCGAGGACACCGGGGAGAAGCTGCCCGCCCCGACGGCGCTGGTCCTGGGCGGAGCCCCGCTCGACGAGACCACCGCGGCCGCCGCCGCGGAAGCGTTCGGCTGCCCGGTCGTCAACCTCTACGGCTCCGCCGACGGGGTCAACTGCCACACCGGACTGGACAGCACCACCCCGCCCACCGACGGCGTCGGCGTGGTCGCCGGCCGCCCCGACCCGCGGGTGGCCGAGATCCGCATCACCGGCCCGGAATCCCGGGCCGAGGTGACGGACGGCAGCATCGGCGAGATCATCGCGCGCGGACCGATGACACCCATGTGCTACGTGGGTGCCCCCGAACTCGACGGCCGCTACCGCACGTCCGACGGCTGGGTACGGACGGGCGACCTCGGCTTCCTCGACGAGGACGGCCTCCTGCACGTCGTCGGCCGGCTCAAGGACGTCGTCATCCGGGGCGGCGCCAATATCAGCCCCGCCGAGGTGGAGCGGGAGATCGGCGCACACCCGCTGGTCCGGGACGTCGTATGCGTCGGCGTACCCGACGAGCTGATGGGGGAGCGGCTGGCGGCCTGCGTGGTGCCACGCTCCGACGGCGCCCCCACCCTCGACTCGCTCCGCGAACACCTCACCCTGCGCGGACTGGAGCGCCGCAAGCACCCCGAACACCTGCTGGTCGTGGACGAACTCCCGCTGACCCCGGCGGGCAAGCCCGACCGGGCCGCTCTGTCTGAGCGCCTCACCGGGGGCGAGCCGCCACGGGACAGTGCGGCTGCACCGCTCGCCCAGGCCGACTGA
- a CDS encoding ArsR/SmtB family transcription factor — protein sequence MPVPLYQAKAEFFRMLGHPVRIRVLELLQSGPMPVRDLLAAIEIEPSALSQQLAVLRRSGIVTSTREGSTVVYALAGGDVADLMRAARRILTEMLAGQNELLAELRDAEVTAR from the coding sequence GTGCCGGTTCCGCTGTATCAGGCCAAGGCCGAGTTCTTCCGGATGCTGGGGCATCCGGTGCGCATACGCGTCCTGGAGCTGCTGCAGAGCGGTCCGATGCCGGTACGGGATCTGCTGGCGGCGATCGAGATCGAGCCGTCGGCGCTGTCGCAGCAGCTGGCGGTCCTGCGCCGCTCCGGGATCGTGACCTCCACACGGGAAGGTTCGACCGTGGTGTACGCGCTCGCAGGCGGGGACGTGGCGGATCTGATGCGTGCCGCGCGACGGATCCTGACCGAGATGCTGGCTGGGCAGAACGAGCTGCTGGCCGAGCTGCGGGATGCCGAGGTCACAGCCAGGTGA
- a CDS encoding sugar ABC transporter permease, with product MTPKDWAGRALASVLDRAAVTRTDVGTRFPLYADPGSGRWTTTGRGSWTGGFWAGLLWLRARYTGAEADRAAASECTARLAPWADADTVTRGLILWYGTALAFGDGEATALRSRAAQACLGAMDPGLGLIPWGSALGGPRLLARADGVPGMVPLLAAAGPEGAAAAGAHLQRHLDLCLGDDGPRPAWRFDAETGWHPCEDPPPGWSRGRAWLLLAVADALHRTPGPPPHGLVRAAERLLSEATLPSDPLVPFADRSRPEGPLDTSAAAITAVALLKLARTPGSTARACSCRAVAVLNRLVEAHLSPPTADGPAAHRPAGMLLDGCYDTAKATAVRHELIWGDFFLALGLAALTGLVDITQV from the coding sequence GTGACTCCGAAGGACTGGGCCGGCCGTGCCCTGGCGTCCGTACTCGACCGGGCTGCCGTGACCAGGACCGACGTCGGAACGCGCTTCCCCCTGTACGCGGACCCCGGCAGCGGCCGGTGGACCACGACCGGCCGCGGCTCGTGGACCGGGGGGTTCTGGGCCGGGCTGCTCTGGCTGCGGGCGCGGTACACCGGTGCCGAGGCCGACCGGGCGGCCGCGTCGGAGTGCACGGCGCGCCTCGCGCCGTGGGCGGATGCCGATACGGTCACGCGGGGCCTGATCCTCTGGTACGGCACCGCCCTGGCGTTCGGGGACGGTGAGGCCACCGCACTTCGCTCACGGGCGGCCCAGGCATGTCTGGGGGCCATGGATCCCGGACTCGGTCTGATTCCCTGGGGATCGGCGCTGGGTGGTCCACGGCTGCTGGCGCGTGCGGACGGCGTGCCCGGCATGGTCCCGCTGCTCGCTGCCGCAGGACCCGAAGGAGCCGCAGCGGCCGGGGCCCATCTGCAACGGCACCTCGATCTGTGCCTCGGTGACGACGGGCCCCGGCCCGCCTGGCGCTTCGACGCCGAGACGGGCTGGCACCCCTGCGAGGACCCGCCGCCGGGCTGGAGCCGGGGGAGGGCGTGGTTGCTCCTGGCCGTCGCCGACGCCTTGCACCGGACGCCCGGACCGCCGCCGCACGGGCTCGTCCGCGCGGCCGAACGGCTGCTGTCCGAGGCGACGTTGCCGTCCGACCCCCTCGTGCCGTTCGCCGACCGTTCCCGTCCCGAGGGGCCCCTCGACACCTCGGCCGCCGCGATCACGGCCGTTGCCCTGCTGAAACTCGCGCGCACACCGGGCTCCACGGCACGGGCGTGCTCCTGCCGGGCCGTTGCCGTCCTGAACCGTCTGGTCGAGGCGCATCTCTCGCCGCCCACAGCGGACGGGCCTGCCGCACACCGTCCCGCCGGCATGCTGCTCGACGGCTGTTACGACACCGCCAAGGCCACCGCGGTGCGCCACGAGCTGATCTGGGGCGACTTCTTCCTGGCCCTTGGTCTGGCCGCGCTCACCGGCCTGGTCGACATCACTCAGGTGTAG